The following coding sequences are from one Lycium ferocissimum isolate CSIRO_LF1 chromosome 3, AGI_CSIRO_Lferr_CH_V1, whole genome shotgun sequence window:
- the LOC132049821 gene encoding serine/threonine-protein kinase AtPK2/AtPK19-like: protein MVSSQLFAPPKTNLQKSFHRPLLLPLTAPGVVPSEQVELDFSDVFGPPPCLASNETSNGMSESVFPADMSELVYDDPEIVHSRSHSLVGPSSYKSQVLKLGRLTIHEAEDSLELVENVIEQTIKEDQELSVNDSAKSGTVCLEDFEVMKVVGQGAFGKVFQVKKKGTSDIYAMKVMRKDKIMEKNHAEYMKAERDILTKIDHPFVVQLRYSFQTKYRLYLVLDFINGGHLFFQLYKQGLFREDLGRIYAAEIVSAVCHLHANGIMHRDLKPENILVDVDGHAMLTDFGLAKQFNEDTRSNSMCGTVEYMSPEIVQGKGHDKAADWWSVGILLFEMLTGKPPFTGNRQKIQQKIVKDKLKLPAFLSSEAHSLLKGLLQKDPIKRLGSGLKGSDEIKDHKWFKPINWKKLEAREMRPSFCPEVAGTHCIANFDKCWTDMSLVDSPVSSPKDITDPFQGYTYVRPASSFLQRSSPLC, encoded by the exons ATGGTTTCTTCTCAGCTCTTTGCTCCGCCAAAAACAAACTTGCAAAAATCCTTCCACCGGCCGTTGCTTTTACCACTGACTGCCCCCGGTGTAGTTCCTTCAGAGCAGGTTGAACTTGATTTCTCTGATGTGTTTGGTCCTCCTCCTTGTCTGGCCTCAAATGAAACAAGTAATGGAATGTCTGAGAGTGTGTTTCCAGCAGATATGAGTGAGCTTGTCTATGATGATCCGGAGATTGTACACAGTAGGTCACATTCTTTGGTTGGTCCTTCTTCATATAAAAGTCAAGTACTGAAACTTGGGAGGCTCACCATTCATGAAGCAGAAGATTCGCTGGAACTGGTAGAGAATGTTATCGAACAGACAATTAAGGAAGACCAGGAGCTTTCCGTCAATGACTCAGCAAAAAGTGGAACTGTCTGCCttgaagattttgaagtcatgaAAGTTGTTGGCCAAGGTGCATTTGGGAAAGTATTTCAGGTTAAAAAGAAGGGTACATCAGATATTTATGCAATGAAGGTGATGAGAAAGGATAAGATTATGGAGAAGAACCATGCTGAATATATGAAAGCGGAAAGAGATATCTTGACAAAGATAGATCACCCATTTGTTGTCCAGCTTAGGTACTCATTCCAG ACAAAGTATAGGCTTTACCTTGTGCTCGACTTCATTAATGGTGGCCATCTCTTCTTTCAGCTCTATAAACAAGGCCTTTTCAG AGAGGATCTGGGACGAATTTATGCAGCTGAAATTGTATCCGCAGTGTGTCACCTTCATGCAAATGGAATAATGCACAGGGATCTCAAACCGGAAAACATTCTAGTGGATGTGGATGGCCAT GCCATGCTGACTGATTTTGGACTTGCCAAGCAATTCAATGAGGATACAAGATCGAACTCCATGTGTGGAACAGTAGAGTACATGTCACCAGAGATTGTTCAAGGGAAGGGCCATGATAAGGCTGCTGATTGGTGGAGTGTAGGAATTTTGTTGTTTGAGATGCTTACGGGGAAG CCTCCTTTCACTGGAAATAGGCAAAAGATTCAGCAGAAGATAGTTAAGGACAAACTCAAGCTGCCAGCCTTTTTGTCCAGTGAAGCACATTCCCTTCTGAAAGGG CTGCTGCAAAAGGACCCAATCAAAAGGCTTGGCAGTGGGTTGAAGGGTAGTGATGAAATCAAGGACCATAAATGGTTCAAGCCAATCAATTGGAAGAAGTTGGAGGCAAGAGAGATGCGGCCAAGTTTCTGTCCTGAAGTTGCTGGAACACACTGCATTGCAAATTTTGACAAGTGCTGGACAGATATGTCATTGGTTGATTCTCCAGTTTCGAGTCCAAAGGATATTACGGACCCTTTTCAGGGTTACACTTACGTGAGGCCCGCATCTTCCTTTCTCCAGAGGAGCAGTCCCTTGTgctag